A single genomic interval of Deinococcus radiotolerans harbors:
- a CDS encoding SDR family oxidoreductase codes for MNITGNTILITGGGSGIGLGLAQALLDHGNTVLIASRSQRTLDAAVAAHPGLHAYPLDVTDPASIQRVAAQVAADHPTLNVLINNAGIMLAENLLDGTALPAAEATVTTNLLGPVRVTQALLPHLLTQPSPVIVNVTSGLASIPLTRTPTYSATKAALRSYTESLRHQLRGTPAQVIELAPPYVATELMPGGSHDPHAMPLNDFIEETMTLLARPGIQEVLVERVLPLRNAALNGTYAQVFRGLNGE; via the coding sequence ATGAACATCACCGGCAACACCATCCTGATCACCGGCGGCGGCAGCGGCATCGGCCTGGGCCTCGCGCAGGCCCTGCTGGACCACGGCAACACCGTCCTGATCGCCAGCCGCAGCCAGCGCACTCTGGACGCCGCCGTGGCCGCCCACCCCGGCCTGCACGCCTATCCCCTGGACGTCACCGACCCCGCTTCCATCCAGAGGGTTGCTGCGCAGGTCGCGGCCGACCACCCCACCCTGAACGTCCTGATCAACAACGCCGGCATCATGCTCGCCGAGAATCTCCTGGACGGCACGGCCCTCCCGGCCGCCGAGGCGACCGTCACCACCAACCTCCTCGGCCCGGTCCGCGTCACGCAGGCGCTGCTGCCCCATCTGCTCACGCAGCCCAGCCCGGTCATCGTGAACGTCACCTCCGGCCTCGCCAGCATCCCCCTGACCCGCACGCCCACATACAGCGCCACCAAGGCCGCGCTGCGCTCCTACACCGAGAGCCTGCGCCACCAGCTGCGCGGCACGCCCGCCCAGGTCATCGAACTCGCGCCGCCCTACGTCGCCACGGAACTCATGCCCGGCGGCAGCCACGACCCGCACGCCATGCCCCTGAACGACTTCATCGAGGAAACCATGACCCTGCTCGCCCGGCCCGGCATTCAGGAAGTCCTCGTGGAGCGCGTGCTGCCGCTGCGCAACGCCGCGCTGAACGGCACGTACGCGCAGGTGTTCCGCGGCCTGAACGGCGAGTAA
- a CDS encoding winged helix-turn-helix transcriptional regulator, producing the protein MESTQSVAPWPHSTPEVEGLVREMIGRVADKWTLILLEVLEERGTLRFTQISAQVPDISQKMLTKTLRQMEFDGLLTREVHPVIPPRVEYTLTPLGRSLSEAFCPVWLWAEANHAAVMQARARFTENAAHE; encoded by the coding sequence GTGGAGAGCACTCAGAGCGTGGCACCCTGGCCGCACAGCACCCCGGAGGTCGAGGGGCTGGTGCGCGAGATGATCGGCCGCGTGGCTGACAAGTGGACCCTGATCCTGCTGGAGGTCCTGGAGGAGCGCGGCACGCTGCGCTTCACGCAGATCAGCGCGCAGGTGCCCGACATCAGCCAGAAGATGCTGACCAAGACCCTGCGGCAGATGGAATTCGACGGCCTGCTGACCCGCGAGGTGCACCCGGTCATCCCGCCGCGCGTGGAGTATACCCTCACGCCGCTGGGCCGCAGCCTGAGCGAGGCGTTCTGCCCGGTGTGGCTGTGGGCCGAGGCGAACCACGCGGCTGTCATGCAGGCCCGGGCGCGTTTCACGGAGAATGCAGCGCATGAGTGA
- a CDS encoding phosphoribosylanthranilate isomerase, whose protein sequence is MSVKVKVCGTTSVHDAVLSAEAGADALGFIFAPVSKRLVSPQVAREAGLSVGPSVARVGVFLNQGLDEVLRTAEAARVSAVQLHGPLSSLYVNAVAAYYPVLRVAQPADLAAQADMWHGHPGVTLMLDAPEPGGGIPLDWDALRLLFPHGAWLAGGLGPGNVAAAMIALRPAGVDAVSRLEAGAGVKDPRAVRAFVSETRRAAQSYPQ, encoded by the coding sequence ATGAGCGTGAAGGTCAAGGTGTGCGGCACGACCAGCGTCCACGACGCCGTCCTGAGTGCCGAGGCGGGCGCCGACGCGCTGGGGTTCATCTTCGCGCCGGTCAGCAAGCGGCTGGTCAGCCCGCAGGTGGCGCGCGAGGCGGGCCTGAGCGTGGGTCCCAGCGTGGCGCGCGTGGGCGTGTTCCTGAATCAGGGTCTGGACGAGGTGCTGCGCACCGCTGAGGCCGCGCGGGTCAGCGCTGTGCAACTGCACGGACCCTTGTCAAGTCTTTACGTCAATGCGGTCGCCGCGTATTATCCCGTTCTGCGTGTCGCGCAGCCCGCCGATCTGGCGGCGCAGGCGGACATGTGGCACGGGCACCCCGGCGTCACCCTGATGCTGGACGCGCCCGAACCCGGCGGCGGGATTCCGCTCGACTGGGACGCCCTGCGCCTGCTGTTCCCCCACGGGGCGTGGCTGGCCGGAGGCCTGGGGCCGGGGAACGTGGCGGCCGCCATGATCGCCCTGAGGCCCGCCGGGGTGGACGCCGTGAGCCGCCTGGAAGCGGGGGCCGGCGTGAAAGATCCCCGCGCCGTGCGGGCTTTTGTGAGCGAAACCCGCCGCGCCGCCCAGAGTTATCCACAGTGA
- a CDS encoding metalloenzyme domain protein, with product MSGIVWLALDGVGHPQDAPGGSVWDQPLDTLRPLVDAGRCLDATLGVPGLPQSGTGQACWLTGRDAVRVMGEHFGPHPGPTLQRLLESEALPVRLAQAGARVALGNEYVPAYFQALESGAGRRNRMGCFPFAFRAAGLPLNPPGVPLLGATLGLPYARPWEGRVGERAALDRLIRHGEGLARAAAELDLLTLDLWFGDLLGHAGAPDVPGDALAAGRSYLRRVDALLSGLLGAGARVALSSDHGNLEDLRTKGHTLARVPFAGAGLPLGNPTDVVEAGQILAGWFGLAPA from the coding sequence TTGAGCGGGATCGTGTGGCTGGCGCTGGACGGCGTGGGGCACCCGCAGGACGCGCCGGGCGGGAGTGTCTGGGATCAGCCGCTGGACACCTTGCGTCCGCTGGTGGACGCGGGCCGGTGCCTGGACGCGACGCTGGGCGTGCCGGGCCTGCCGCAGTCGGGGACGGGGCAGGCGTGCTGGCTGACGGGGCGGGACGCGGTGCGCGTGATGGGTGAGCACTTCGGGCCGCATCCCGGGCCGACGCTCCAGCGCCTGCTGGAATCAGAGGCGTTGCCGGTGCGGCTGGCGCAGGCGGGGGCACGCGTGGCGCTGGGCAACGAGTACGTGCCTGCGTACTTTCAGGCGCTGGAATCGGGGGCGGGTCGCCGCAACCGGATGGGCTGCTTTCCGTTCGCGTTCCGCGCGGCGGGCCTGCCGCTGAACCCGCCGGGGGTGCCATTGCTGGGGGCGACGCTGGGCCTGCCGTACGCCCGGCCCTGGGAGGGCAGGGTGGGGGAGCGGGCGGCGTTGGACCGGCTGATCCGGCACGGTGAGGGGCTGGCCCGCGCGGCCGCGGAACTCGATCTGCTGACCCTGGACCTGTGGTTCGGGGATCTGCTGGGCCACGCGGGCGCGCCGGACGTGCCCGGGGACGCGCTGGCGGCCGGGCGGTCGTACCTGCGGCGGGTGGACGCGCTGCTCTCGGGCCTGCTGGGGGCGGGGGCGCGGGTGGCGCTGAGCAGTGACCACGGGAATCTGGAGGACCTGCGCACGAAGGGACACACGCTGGCGCGCGTGCCGTTCGCCGGTGCGGGTCTGCCGCTGGGCAACCCGACGGATGTGGTGGAGGCCGGGCAGATCTTGGCGGGCTGGTTCGGGCTGGCGCCGGCTTGA
- a CDS encoding nucleotidyltransferase domain-containing protein: protein MTRDLLPGTRVALHVPLPGLAQGTWGVVVGGTGSVYDVNFAGVVRPVNRVHLKVARADAEALPLPAAHEDLSPYVQYACVMGSRAFGLGTDASDTDVRGFYLPPARLHWSLAGVPEQLEFEAPGREDVYWEAGKFVRLALRANPNVLEVLASPLPMTVTPVAAALLDIRDAFLSRLIVTTYGEYVRAQLRRLENERRVHGEVRLKHLVHLLRLLISGAHALRTGEVLVDVTPHRNALLAIKRGETGWAEADAWRQALQAEFEQAAERTRLPERPDAARVEAWLLDARRAALDW from the coding sequence ATGACCCGTGACCTGCTTCCCGGAACGCGTGTGGCGCTGCACGTGCCCCTGCCTGGGCTGGCGCAGGGCACGTGGGGCGTCGTGGTGGGCGGCACAGGCAGCGTGTACGACGTGAACTTCGCGGGGGTGGTACGCCCTGTGAACCGCGTGCATCTGAAAGTCGCCCGTGCGGACGCCGAGGCCCTTCCCCTCCCGGCCGCGCATGAGGACCTGAGCCCCTATGTGCAGTACGCGTGCGTGATGGGCAGTCGCGCCTTCGGGCTGGGCACGGACGCGTCAGACACGGATGTGCGCGGCTTCTACCTGCCGCCCGCCCGGCTGCACTGGAGCCTCGCAGGTGTGCCCGAGCAGCTGGAGTTCGAGGCGCCCGGCCGCGAGGACGTGTACTGGGAGGCGGGGAAGTTCGTGCGGCTGGCGCTGCGGGCGAACCCGAACGTGCTGGAGGTGCTGGCCTCGCCGCTGCCAATGACGGTCACGCCGGTCGCGGCGGCGCTGCTGGACATCCGGGACGCGTTCCTGAGTCGCCTGATCGTCACGACGTACGGCGAGTACGTCCGGGCGCAGCTGCGCCGCCTGGAGAACGAGCGGCGCGTGCACGGCGAGGTGCGGCTGAAACACCTCGTGCACCTGCTGCGCCTGCTGATCAGCGGCGCGCACGCCCTGCGCACCGGGGAGGTCCTCGTGGACGTCACGCCGCACCGGAACGCGCTGCTGGCCATCAAGCGCGGCGAGACGGGCTGGGCCGAGGCGGACGCGTGGCGGCAGGCGCTGCAAGCCGAGTTCGAGCAGGCGGCCGAGCGCACCCGCCTGCCCGAACGGCCCGACGCCGCGCGGGTCGAGGCATGGCTGCTGGACGCCCGGCGCGCTGCGCTCGACTGGTAG
- a CDS encoding RNA ligase family protein, with translation MRVKYPSTPHLPWSPGLQNDDRRIPSLRGLDGQEVVVTEKLDGENTSLYRHDLHARSLDTRPHPSRTWVKAERGRFGHEIPPGWRLCGENVFAVHSLRYEALAGYFYLFSVWDDQNVSRPWAEVRNWAARLGVPTPRELYRGVWDEAALRALTVDTERTEGYVVRVTGEIPYAQFGQRVAKWVRTGHVQTDEHWLNRPVERNGLRDDPA, from the coding sequence ATGAGAGTCAAGTACCCCTCCACCCCACATCTGCCCTGGTCGCCCGGGCTTCAGAACGATGACCGCCGCATTCCGTCCCTGAGGGGCCTGGATGGACAGGAGGTGGTCGTCACCGAGAAGCTCGACGGCGAAAACACCAGCCTGTACCGCCACGACCTGCATGCGCGCAGCCTCGACACGCGGCCTCACCCGTCGCGGACGTGGGTGAAGGCCGAGCGGGGCCGCTTCGGGCATGAGATTCCGCCCGGCTGGCGGCTGTGCGGAGAGAACGTGTTCGCCGTGCACAGCCTGCGCTACGAGGCGCTGGCCGGGTACTTCTACCTGTTCAGCGTCTGGGACGACCAGAACGTGTCGCGCCCGTGGGCTGAGGTGCGGAACTGGGCGGCGCGGCTGGGCGTGCCCACCCCACGCGAGCTGTACCGGGGCGTGTGGGACGAGGCGGCCCTGCGGGCGCTGACCGTGGACACAGAGCGGACGGAGGGGTACGTGGTGCGCGTGACGGGCGAGATTCCGTACGCGCAGTTCGGGCAGCGCGTGGCGAAGTGGGTGCGGACCGGGCACGTGCAGACCGACGAGCACTGGCTGAACCGCCCGGTGGAACGCAACGGCCTGCGGGACGACCCGGCATGA
- a CDS encoding AAA family ATPase yields MRGPGGVEALLAQLEAGAPVPFESISAELTPFVSLLAQLPDTRQDPQWHAEGSVAAHSALVVQGAHELADGADLRGERRAALILAAALHDVGKALTTRDVSDEQGVLRVRSPQHARRGRDALSFRLLDSGLPPSLIRTVLALVAAHHSLHRALDGHLERGVPALARRAPLPLLTLLARADARGRVVLGEDARVGEDTADLLELAARELNVWDAPQPLAEFRAQLRALLPGADDDLLALALGRGVADWEAGVIHTPHEAAQRVQAAARQGFPRLTVLCGPSGSGKSTLAAQIPGARVISLDALRAQLGRGAQDQRMNGQVLQAAREALREGLRRREHVVWDATSLRRDQRAQVLGLGQDYGALTRVWVAWTPPGVAAQRNATRARVVPGAVLADQLRMLEFPDLNEAHEVTLHPPGGDVWTLESPFLLS; encoded by the coding sequence ATGAGGGGGCCGGGTGGGGTGGAGGCACTCCTCGCGCAGCTGGAAGCCGGAGCGCCCGTACCGTTCGAGTCGATCAGTGCCGAGTTGACGCCTTTCGTGTCGCTGCTGGCCCAGCTGCCGGACACGCGGCAGGACCCGCAGTGGCACGCGGAGGGCAGCGTCGCGGCGCACTCGGCACTGGTGGTTCAAGGGGCTCACGAGCTGGCGGACGGGGCGGACCTGCGCGGGGAGCGGCGGGCCGCGCTGATCCTGGCGGCGGCGCTGCATGACGTGGGCAAGGCCCTGACGACCCGGGATGTGTCGGACGAACAGGGGGTTCTGCGGGTGCGTTCGCCGCAGCACGCGCGGCGCGGGCGGGACGCCCTGTCGTTCCGGCTGCTGGATTCTGGACTGCCGCCCAGCCTGATCCGGACCGTGCTGGCGCTGGTCGCCGCACATCACAGCCTGCACCGCGCGCTGGACGGCCACCTGGAACGGGGCGTGCCCGCGCTGGCGCGCCGCGCGCCGCTGCCGCTGCTGACCCTGCTGGCCCGCGCCGACGCGCGCGGGCGGGTGGTGCTGGGCGAGGACGCCCGCGTGGGCGAGGACACCGCGGACCTGCTGGAACTGGCCGCGCGGGAACTGAACGTCTGGGACGCGCCGCAGCCGCTGGCGGAGTTCCGGGCGCAGCTGCGCGCCCTGCTGCCCGGCGCGGACGACGACCTGCTGGCCCTGGCGCTGGGGCGCGGCGTGGCGGACTGGGAGGCGGGCGTGATCCACACGCCCCACGAGGCCGCGCAGCGCGTCCAGGCCGCTGCCCGGCAGGGGTTCCCGCGTCTGACGGTGCTGTGCGGGCCGTCCGGCAGCGGCAAGAGCACCCTGGCCGCCCAGATTCCAGGGGCGCGGGTGATCAGCCTGGACGCCCTGCGCGCGCAGCTGGGGCGCGGCGCGCAGGACCAGCGCATGAACGGGCAGGTCCTTCAGGCGGCCCGCGAGGCGTTGCGTGAGGGCCTGCGGCGGCGTGAGCATGTCGTGTGGGACGCCACCAGCCTGCGGCGCGATCAGCGGGCGCAGGTGCTGGGCCTGGGGCAGGATTACGGCGCGCTGACGCGGGTGTGGGTGGCCTGGACCCCGCCGGGCGTGGCGGCGCAGCGCAACGCCACGCGGGCGCGGGTGGTGCCGGGGGCGGTGCTGGCCGATCAGCTGCGCATGCTGGAATTCCCTGATCTCAACGAGGCGCATGAGGTCACGCTTCACCCTCCTGGAGGTGACGTATGGACGCTGGAATCACCTTTCCTCCTCAGCTGA
- a CDS encoding nucleotidyltransferase domain-containing protein, with amino-acid sequence MDAGITFPPQLTRAVREHAFPLVFATVSGAHLYGFPSADSDWDLRGVHVLPLADVLGLREGPGTLSLERDDGTVELDLVTHDAHKFAGLLLKRNGYVLEQLLSPLVVHSSAAHAALVALSPGVLTRHHAAHYLGFTVNQWRLLEKEAPTAQGARVKPLLYAFRTVLTGLHLLRTGQVEANLGVLNAGARLPFLEDLMALKRSGREAEPLPEPLDTYRAAHLRLLAALEDAPHTTRLPGAVPAGVQRAVSDWVVQVRLGTLPLTAR; translated from the coding sequence ATGGACGCTGGAATCACCTTTCCTCCTCAGCTGACCAGAGCCGTGCGGGAGCACGCGTTCCCGCTGGTGTTCGCGACGGTCAGTGGGGCGCACCTGTACGGGTTTCCCAGTGCGGACAGCGACTGGGACCTGCGCGGCGTGCACGTGCTGCCGCTGGCGGACGTGCTGGGTCTCAGGGAGGGGCCCGGCACCCTGTCCCTGGAGCGGGATGACGGGACCGTCGAGCTGGATCTGGTGACGCATGACGCCCATAAATTCGCGGGGCTGCTGCTGAAGCGGAACGGGTACGTGCTGGAGCAGCTGCTGTCGCCGCTGGTGGTCCACTCGTCAGCGGCGCACGCGGCGCTGGTGGCGCTTTCGCCGGGGGTGCTGACGCGGCATCACGCGGCGCACTACCTGGGGTTCACGGTGAACCAGTGGCGGCTGCTGGAGAAGGAGGCTCCCACCGCTCAGGGCGCGCGCGTGAAGCCGCTGCTGTACGCGTTCCGCACGGTGCTGACCGGCCTGCACCTGCTGCGCACCGGGCAGGTGGAGGCGAACCTGGGTGTGCTGAACGCCGGGGCGCGCCTGCCGTTCCTGGAGGACCTGATGGCGCTGAAACGTTCGGGCCGGGAGGCCGAACCGCTGCCGGAGCCGCTGGACACGTACCGCGCGGCGCACCTGCGGCTGCTCGCGGCACTGGAGGACGCCCCGCACACCACCCGGCTGCCTGGGGCCGTGCCGGCCGGGGTGCAGCGCGCGGTGAGCGACTGGGTCGTGCAGGTGCGGCTGGGGACCCTGCCCCTCACTGCACGTTGA
- a CDS encoding metallophosphoesterase → MTLTAAPDVIELPALALVLLAGVPGSGRRAFAARHFTPGEVFDAHAFQEPADLHAAVAAQLAAGELAVVIAPATRPAERAPWSALAREHDVKAVAVLLDEERAVLEARTANSLSREELIAQVSELRRTAGGLRAEGFRQAWHLRGAQIARVGVRRVPLRVDRRDLHGPFDLIGDVHGCLNELRELLACLGYAVQGDTMTPPAGRTAIFLGDLTDRGPDSAGVLRLVMTMVASGAALCVMGNHDEKLLRALSGKAVKAMHGLDVTLAQLDAAGPAFQGQVRAFLEGLPAHLVLDGGQLIAAHGGLPAHLHGRGSGRARSFALYGDTTGAYDELGLPVRRDWAAGYAGAPLVAYGHTPHATPRWVGNTVNIDTGCAFGGALTALRYPERETLSVPARAVYAQPPRPLPPGQPPLA, encoded by the coding sequence GTGACCCTGACCGCCGCCCCCGACGTCATCGAGCTGCCCGCGCTGGCCCTGGTGCTGCTCGCGGGCGTGCCGGGCTCGGGCCGCCGGGCGTTCGCGGCGCGGCATTTCACACCCGGCGAGGTGTTCGACGCCCACGCCTTCCAGGAGCCAGCGGACCTGCACGCGGCGGTGGCGGCGCAGCTGGCCGCGGGTGAACTGGCGGTGGTGATCGCCCCGGCCACGCGCCCCGCCGAGCGGGCCCCCTGGTCGGCGCTGGCCCGCGAGCACGACGTGAAGGCGGTGGCCGTCCTGCTGGATGAGGAGCGCGCTGTGCTGGAGGCACGAACAGCGAACAGCCTGAGCCGCGAGGAGCTGATCGCACAGGTTTCGGAGCTGCGGCGCACGGCGGGTGGCCTGCGCGCCGAGGGCTTCCGTCAGGCGTGGCACCTGCGAGGCGCGCAGATCGCCCGTGTGGGCGTGCGGCGCGTACCGCTGCGGGTGGACCGCCGCGACCTGCACGGCCCGTTTGACCTGATCGGGGACGTGCACGGCTGCCTGAATGAACTGCGCGAGTTGCTGGCCTGCCTGGGCTACGCGGTGCAGGGGGATACGATGACACCTCCAGCGGGCCGCACGGCAATCTTCCTGGGCGACCTGACCGACCGCGGGCCGGACAGTGCGGGCGTGCTGCGCCTCGTGATGACCATGGTCGCGTCGGGCGCGGCGCTGTGCGTGATGGGCAACCACGACGAGAAGCTCCTGCGCGCCCTGAGTGGCAAGGCCGTCAAGGCGATGCACGGGCTGGACGTGACCCTGGCGCAGCTGGACGCGGCGGGCCCCGCGTTCCAGGGGCAGGTGCGGGCCTTCCTGGAAGGACTGCCCGCGCACCTCGTGCTGGACGGAGGTCAGCTGATCGCGGCACACGGGGGCCTGCCGGCGCACCTGCACGGGCGCGGGAGTGGCCGCGCGCGGAGTTTCGCGCTGTACGGGGACACGACCGGCGCGTACGACGAGCTGGGCCTGCCGGTACGGCGCGACTGGGCCGCCGGGTACGCGGGCGCGCCGCTGGTCGCGTACGGACACACGCCGCACGCCACGCCCCGCTGGGTGGGGAACACCGTGAACATCGACACCGGCTGCGCGTTCGGTGGGGCGCTGACCGCGCTGCGCTACCCGGAGCGGGAGACGCTCAGCGTTCCGGCCCGCGCCGTGTACGCCCAGCCGCCCCGGCCGCTTCCACCGGGCCAGCCGCCGCTGGCGTGA
- a CDS encoding DMT family transporter, which translates to MSRGAGELDVRRGVLLGVTSAAAFGTLGIWGKLAGQAGLASFTTLGWRFLIVAALLLPVSSRGVTGAQRARMLGVGLLYTLATTCYFGALERVSAGATSLLLYLAPAFVILLSWVLGRAPRRTQLGAVALAGVGLGLVVGLPSAADRDAVGLGFAAGAGALYATYLVASERLLGGVSALAATAHMALISGLVFAALGLLGGTFRVPQGAAQWGPILALALLPTIIAVPTLYGAIQRLGATRASLLGTLEPLFTVLLAGAVLRETPGPGAALGGTLILAGALLAQWPAKVTPAAAGPVEAAGAAGRTRRGPER; encoded by the coding sequence ATGAGCAGAGGGGCAGGGGAACTGGATGTCCGCCGGGGCGTGCTGCTGGGCGTGACGTCCGCGGCGGCGTTCGGAACGCTGGGCATCTGGGGGAAACTGGCGGGTCAGGCGGGGCTGGCGTCCTTCACGACGCTGGGCTGGCGGTTCCTGATTGTGGCGGCGCTGCTGCTGCCGGTCAGTTCGCGCGGGGTCACGGGTGCGCAGCGGGCGCGGATGCTGGGCGTGGGCCTGCTGTACACCCTGGCGACCACCTGTTACTTCGGGGCGCTGGAGCGGGTCTCGGCGGGCGCGACGTCGCTGCTGCTGTACCTCGCGCCGGCGTTCGTGATTCTGCTGTCGTGGGTGCTGGGCCGCGCGCCGCGCCGCACGCAGCTGGGCGCGGTGGCGCTGGCGGGCGTGGGGCTGGGCCTGGTGGTGGGCCTGCCGTCCGCCGCGGACCGGGACGCCGTGGGCCTGGGTTTCGCGGCGGGTGCGGGCGCGCTGTACGCCACGTACCTGGTGGCCAGTGAGCGGCTGCTGGGCGGCGTGAGTGCCCTGGCGGCCACGGCGCACATGGCGCTGATCAGCGGGCTGGTGTTCGCGGCGCTGGGCCTGCTCGGCGGAACGTTCCGCGTGCCGCAGGGGGCGGCGCAGTGGGGGCCGATCCTGGCGCTGGCGCTGCTGCCCACCATCATCGCGGTGCCCACCCTGTACGGCGCGATCCAGCGGCTGGGGGCGACGCGCGCCAGCCTGCTGGGCACCCTGGAGCCCCTCTTCACGGTGCTGCTGGCGGGCGCGGTGCTGCGCGAGACGCCGGGGCCCGGCGCGGCGCTGGGGGGCACGCTGATCCTGGCGGGCGCGCTGCTGGCCCAGTGGCCCGCGAAGGTCACGCCAGCGGCGGCTGGCCCGGTGGAAGCGGCCGGGGCGGCTGGGCGTACACGGCGCGGGCCGGAACGCTGA